The Brevibacillus choshinensis genome includes the window CCCTGGAAGCACAATTAACAGAAGGTAAAGTAGTCATGGTACCACTCTTCCAGTAATGGTCTTTCGTTTCCCGGGTTATGCTAAATGGAAATGGAAACGACGGGTGGAGAGTGCGTGTGACATACGATACAATCATCGTTGGTGGTGGGATTGGCGGACTGCAGACGGCGATCCAGCTGGCGAGAAGCTTGCGTCGTGTTGCTGTGGTTGACGTTCCAGGCGGGAGATCGACAGTAGCCAAAGCCTACCGGAATATCCTGGGGTTTCAGGACGGGATCAGTGGGGAAGGGTTGCGAAAGCTCGGTAAAGATCAGGCAGCAAAGTATGGCGTCATCTTTATTGAAGACGAAGTCACGCGTCTGGAAGGTCAAGACGATCATCGATTTATTGTGCACACGAAAAACGGGCATACCCCCATACAGGGGCGAACACTCGTCATGGCTACGGGAATTCGCGATCCATTTCCCGTTATTCCCGGGATTCATGAATGTTTGGGTACTTCGATCTTTCTCTGCCCGGATTGTGACGGCTATGAAACGGTCGATCAAAATACGGCTGTGATTGGAGCGCTGCCACAAGCCATTGAAATGGCAGATGAGCTCTCTTTTTACACACCTCATCTCTTCATCATCAATCACGCAAAGAGTCCTGTTGATCCTGGAATAAGGACGGAGATGTCCAGAAAAGGCTATACCTTCGTAGAGGAAACTGTGAATAATTTCTTACATCTGGAAGGTATATTGCGGGGGTTAATCCTCTCATCTGGAGACCGATTGGATGTAACAAGGGCATTTTTATCTTTTCCAGGGGCCAAGGTACAGACCAGTTTATTGGAGCCTTTTGCAGTCCGCCTCAACGAAAAAGGACATGTCTTAACTAATCCGCGGACAAAAGAAACCGATCATCCGAACCTATGGGCAGTTGGAGATATTGTCGAGCACTCACAGCAAGTGGCCATTGCGATGGGAGATGGAGCGCAGGCCGCGATCTGGATTCAAAAACGATTACGTGAAGAGGAACTGTCAGAACGCCGGTAAAAGGCGTTTTTTTTTGTTGAAAAAAGGGATGTGCCGTCTAGGAACCCGAACTAGCAGCGCTCAATACTATGAGGAGGAAGAACGACTCGTAGGAGGAACGTTTCAGAATGGCAGTATGGGAAGAAGCCTGCTGGTAGGGGCGCTTGCCTGGGTCTTGGGGATTGGAGCAATCCACGTATTTCCTTCGGGGACGATCCGCATCGATAGTGTGGGAGATTGGATAGCGATGCTCCTGTTCAAGCCGGCTGAAGTTTTTCTTTCTCTGTTTCTGTTTGTGTGGGCATCCTTACTCCTGATTAGCTTGATGCAATTTCATCTATATCAATATGGTTACCTCAAGGCGTTGGAAGTGGAACATGCC containing:
- a CDS encoding NAD(P)/FAD-dependent oxidoreductase, yielding MTYDTIIVGGGIGGLQTAIQLARSLRRVAVVDVPGGRSTVAKAYRNILGFQDGISGEGLRKLGKDQAAKYGVIFIEDEVTRLEGQDDHRFIVHTKNGHTPIQGRTLVMATGIRDPFPVIPGIHECLGTSIFLCPDCDGYETVDQNTAVIGALPQAIEMADELSFYTPHLFIINHAKSPVDPGIRTEMSRKGYTFVEETVNNFLHLEGILRGLILSSGDRLDVTRAFLSFPGAKVQTSLLEPFAVRLNEKGHVLTNPRTKETDHPNLWAVGDIVEHSQQVAIAMGDGAQAAIWIQKRLREEELSERR